Below is a genomic region from Hippea sp. KM1.
TATCCTAAGAAGGGATGAGGCCTACACAGGCGTTTTGATAGACGATTTGGTCACAAAAGGGACAAAAGAGCCCTACAGGATGTTCACCTCCAGGGCAGAATACAGACTCATCCTAAGGGAGGATAACACGCATCTAAGGCTGGCCGAAAAATCCTTCAAGGCCGGATTATTGAGCAGGGAAGAATTTGAGATGATACAGGAACAGAAGGTCAAGATAGAGGAGACAATCAAAAAGCTTAAAACCACATACATATTCCCGACGGAGGAGACAAACAGAAAATTAAAGGAGCTTGGAACCGAGATAATAAAAACCAAGACGGATCTGGCCAAACTCCTGAGGAGAACCGAGATAAACTACGACAAGCTCAAACAGCTCATGCCTGAGCTTGAAGACCTTGATGGATACATAAAACAAGAGGTCGAGATAGACATAAAATACGAAGGTTATCTGAGCCTGCAAAAACAGCAGATAGAAAAATTCAAGAAATACGAAAACATGAAGATACCCGAGAACTTCGATTACACCAAGGTTGGCGGGTTGTCCAACGAGGTCAGGGGCAAGCTTATGGAGGTAAGGCCCACATCGATCGGGCAGGCCATGCGCATATCGGGCGTAACACCCGCTGCCATATCCATTCTCATGGTTTACCTAAAAAAATACAATGACGGACTTAAGAACTCGGCTTGAAAAGGCCTTTAGAAGGGTTGACATACCACCAGGCGGCATAGACAACCTTATACTCTACATCGAAACACTAAAGGAATGGAACAAAAACATAGCACTCATATCAAAGAGGGAAGAAAACATCGTAAACCACCTCGTTGCACCGTCCCTGTTGTTTTTCAAATTCTTCAGGGATGACAGCTTATCGATTGTGGATATAGGCTCAGGCGCCGGTTTCCCTGCCGTTGTAATGAAGATATACAAACCCAGCTTGAATATAACAATGATTGAACCAAACAACAAAAAGGCGGCCTTTTTAACCTACATATGCGCAAAGCTCAAGCTTAAATGCAACATAATAAACAGGCGCATAGAGCAGCTAAGCAAATCCATGGAATGCGATGTTATAACGGCCAGGGCCTTGAATATAAGACCGCTTATGGATGAAATCAGAGAAAAGATAAAGGGTGGCTATCTTCTTTGGTTAACCGCCAAAGATAACCACCTTAACTTAAATCTAAAAGGGGAGATTCTCTTTAAGCAGCACTGCGCAAAACTCTACGAACTTACAGAACAGGTGGTCTGACTACCCAGATGGTCTCAACATCCACATCGCCTACATTCTTATAAGAATGGGGTTGGGTTGATGAGAAATAGAAGCTATCGCCTGGGCCCAAAACCTTAACCTGATCACCAACCCTAAGCTCCAGCTTGCCCTTCAAGATGTATCCAAACTCCTCACCCGTATGCCTGTGCTCACCCTTTGAATCGCAACCCACAGGCACAACCTTATAGAGGGGCTCCATGGCTTTATTGGAAATCTTGGCCACGAGCAGCTCAGCATAGACATGGCTGCCTGGATATATGATTTGAGTCCTTTCCTCCTTTGTTAAGAATATCTTATCATTGGACTGCTCATCGCTTAAAAGATCCCTAACCTGCACATCGAGGGCCTGGGCTATCTTCTGTAAAACGCTAATGGAAGGCACTGCTTTGCCCGTCTCTATCTGGGAGATATAAGCATCGGTGCATCCGACCTTCTCTGCCAACGCCTTTAGTGTCAAGCCCTGCTTCTTCCGATAACTCTTAATCTTTTCAGCCATATTCATGACCCTTAAATCCTCCCTAAAAAATTAATTAATAATGCAGGCATAAGCATAAAAAAATGGGGGCTTTTTGTCAAGCCCCCACTATCCTATACCTACGCCGGGATTATTCGTTGCTCATAACATCAAACTGAGCCTTGATACCCTCATACATTCCATACCATGCAGCCAGAGCC
It encodes:
- a CDS encoding helix-turn-helix domain-containing protein — encoded protein: MAEKIKSYRKKQGLTLKALAEKVGCTDAYISQIETGKAVPSISVLQKIAQALDVQVRDLLSDEQSNDKIFLTKEERTQIIYPGSHVYAELLVAKISNKAMEPLYKVVPVGCDSKGEHRHTGEEFGYILKGKLELRVGDQVKVLGPGDSFYFSSTQPHSYKNVGDVDVETIWVVRPPVL
- the rsmG gene encoding 16S rRNA (guanine(527)-N(7))-methyltransferase RsmG codes for the protein MTDLRTRLEKAFRRVDIPPGGIDNLILYIETLKEWNKNIALISKREENIVNHLVAPSLLFFKFFRDDSLSIVDIGSGAGFPAVVMKIYKPSLNITMIEPNNKKAAFLTYICAKLKLKCNIINRRIEQLSKSMECDVITARALNIRPLMDEIREKIKGGYLLWLTAKDNHLNLNLKGEILFKQHCAKLYELTEQVV